The DNA window TTCCTCCATTGCCTGGTGCACCTGGAGCGCCTGCTCGCGTGCCAGCAACGTGCCTTCCGGGGAAGAGCCGCTGCTGCGCAGGTGGTTCGCCATTTCGCTGGCATCCACCGAGGATGCGCCAGCCTTCTTCCAGAACTTGAACTTCTGCGTACGCGCATGGTCGCGGATCAGGTTCACCGCAATGCCGGTCAGCCACGTGTTCAGACTGCAATCGCCACGGAAGCCGGCACGATTGCGGTAAGCCTTCAGCAGTGCATCCTGCACGATCGTGTCTGCCAGATCCTCATCCCGCACACTGGCCATGACGAAGCGCAGCAGCCGCGGACGGTAGTTCCGCGCCAGCGTATCAATGTCGTCCAGCTCCACAGCTACGGAGACTCGTTCCCGGATTGCAAATTTCAACACGTCAGCATGAAGCAGTGTAGTCGCCATAGCGTCATTTCCTGTAGCGCAGATGCGGAAAACTTTCCTGTCCCGAAAATCGCTGCGGTGCAGGCATAGTGATCGCATAACGTGCGACGAGACGTTGCGGGTGTGCGAGTACAGTCCGCACTACATTTTCAGGGATGGAGCGGAAAATCGGCTCACACTTCCCTCGCTTGAACGTCACGTGACAGATAAACGATGTCCGCATCTTCCCACCTGCACCTGAACCACTGCTTTCGCTACCAATGGCTGATTCCGGACTGCACCGTGTACAATCGAACGTGACGCACTGGAGATAAACCCTGCGCCGCCTCTCTGGCAGCGCCTCCTGTGACTTCCGTCGGGACGTGGCTCAGCCTGGTAGAGCGC is part of the Terriglobus sp. RCC_193 genome and encodes:
- a CDS encoding RNA polymerase sigma factor — encoded protein: MATTLLHADVLKFAIRERVSVAVELDDIDTLARNYRPRLLRFVMASVRDEDLADTIVQDALLKAYRNRAGFRGDCSLNTWLTGIAVNLIRDHARTQKFKFWKKAGASSVDASEMANHLRSSGSSPEGTLLAREQALQVHQAMEELSPNQRTVFLLRFIEEMDLAEIAEVMDMPVNTVKTHLHRAVKSVRARVGGQRV